In Nonomuraea muscovyensis, one genomic interval encodes:
- a CDS encoding zinc ribbon domain-containing protein, which translates to MPECGHCAKENRAGQAEFRCTACGPYGHSDVNAAVNILRAGLALRDAA; encoded by the coding sequence GTGCCCGAATGCGGGCATTGTGCGAAGGAGAACCGCGCCGGCCAGGCCGAGTTCCGATGTACGGCATGCGGCCCATATGGACACTCCGACGTCAACGCGGCGGTCAACATCTTGAGGGCAGGGCTTGCCCTTCGCGACGCCGCGTGA
- a CDS encoding NAD-dependent epimerase/dehydratase family protein: protein MVPTSKRPRQPVVAVTGAASGLGRELLARLVSSADFRRVVAIDEERGDVQEATWRVIDVRDPLLANRISDIDVLVHLAGDYAVDSDPRERRAYNLRAAQTVLTASAAARVRRVVLVTSAMVYGAAPENEVPLAEGAPVAAEPDTGVVGDHLEIEALARRSLRSHPGLEVTVLRPAAVVGPGVDTVITRHFESPRLLTVKGCSPRWQFCHVDDLLSALELAARGVVDGVVAVGSDGWLEQEQVEEMSGLRRFELPAGLTFGTAQRLHRLGITPAPATDLHYVVYPWVVDCTSLREAGWKPSWTNEAAFEQLLELREKATTVVGRRLPVKEATLTAAGATVAVIGTAAIVRQVRRKRRQ, encoded by the coding sequence CTGGTGCCTACCTCGAAACGCCCGCGCCAACCTGTTGTCGCCGTCACGGGCGCGGCCTCGGGCCTGGGCCGCGAGTTGCTCGCAAGGCTCGTATCCTCCGCGGATTTCCGCAGGGTGGTGGCCATTGACGAGGAGCGCGGCGACGTCCAGGAAGCCACGTGGAGGGTGATCGACGTCCGCGATCCGCTCTTGGCGAACCGGATCTCCGACATCGACGTCCTGGTCCATCTGGCGGGTGACTACGCGGTCGACTCCGACCCGCGCGAGCGCCGGGCGTACAACCTGAGAGCCGCGCAGACCGTCCTGACCGCCAGCGCCGCCGCGCGGGTGCGGCGGGTGGTGCTGGTCACGAGCGCGATGGTGTACGGCGCCGCGCCGGAGAACGAGGTGCCGCTGGCCGAGGGCGCCCCGGTGGCGGCCGAGCCGGACACCGGCGTGGTGGGCGACCACCTGGAGATCGAGGCGCTGGCGCGCCGGTCGCTGCGCAGCCATCCCGGGCTGGAGGTGACCGTGCTGCGCCCGGCGGCGGTCGTGGGGCCGGGCGTCGACACGGTGATCACCCGCCATTTCGAGTCGCCGAGGCTGCTGACGGTCAAGGGGTGTTCGCCGCGCTGGCAGTTCTGCCACGTGGACGACCTGCTGTCGGCGCTGGAGCTGGCCGCGCGGGGGGTGGTCGACGGCGTGGTCGCGGTGGGCTCCGACGGCTGGCTGGAGCAGGAGCAGGTCGAGGAGATGTCCGGTCTGCGACGCTTCGAGCTGCCCGCCGGGCTGACGTTCGGCACGGCGCAGCGCCTGCATCGGCTGGGCATCACGCCGGCTCCGGCGACCGACCTGCACTACGTCGTCTACCCGTGGGTGGTCGACTGCACGAGCCTGCGCGAGGCGGGGTGGAAGCCGTCCTGGACCAACGAGGCGGCGTTCGAGCAGCTCCTGGAGCTCCGGGAGAAGGCGACGACCGTGGTCGGCAGGCGCCTGCCGGTCAAGGAGGCCACGCTGACGGCCGCGGGCGCGACCGTCGCCGTCATCGGCACGGCCGCGATCGTGCGCCAGGTACGCCGGAAGCGCCGCCAGTGA
- a CDS encoding molybdenum cofactor biosynthesis protein MoaE: MDVIRLLGIRDTPLSVDEVLSAVGDHAAGGTTIFVGTVREQDHGKPVTRLSYSAHPSATGELRRVAEKVAADFPVTALAAVHRVGDLELGDIAVIVAVACPHRDEAFRASRTLIDDLKAEVPIWKHQVFADGSSEWVGACA; encoded by the coding sequence GTGGACGTCATCCGGTTGCTCGGCATACGTGACACCCCGCTGTCCGTGGACGAGGTGCTCTCCGCCGTCGGCGATCACGCCGCGGGCGGTACGACGATCTTCGTCGGCACCGTGCGCGAGCAGGATCACGGCAAGCCCGTGACCAGGCTCTCCTACTCCGCCCACCCCTCGGCGACCGGCGAGCTGCGCCGGGTGGCCGAGAAGGTCGCGGCCGACTTCCCGGTGACCGCGCTGGCGGCCGTGCACCGGGTCGGCGACCTGGAGCTGGGCGACATCGCGGTGATCGTCGCGGTGGCCTGTCCGCACCGCGACGAGGCGTTCCGGGCGTCCCGCACGCTGATCGACGATCTCAAGGCCGAGGTGCCCATCTGGAAGCACCAGGTGTTCGCGGACGGCTCGTCCGAGTGGGTCGGCGCCTGCGCTTAA
- a CDS encoding serine hydrolase domain-containing protein → MMLSRRRLLQAGAAAVPALALGARPAQAGSTALLTTGVVPSAMAGFDQAMKTFITERDISSAQLAVAKNGKILLARGYGVYSRSGLVTRVQPTSLFRIASLSKNVTGAAIARLAQDGKLSLGAKVTTLLGLSAAADPRLANVTVWRLLQHTAGWDRNVSKDPLWNDHTIAASLGVPLPIDHADIMKYVTARKLDFDPGSKYVYSNYGYMLLGRIIEKVSGMSYESYVRQKLLAPVGITRMRLGRSLRTEAFSTEVSYTSKYTNKSVVDDSGTVVPYPYGGFNMPNQDANGGWLASAVDMVKWGFVFDKAGTVLNATSIGRVFAKPETGVNANGSWYGLGWNVRNNNAGGLNTWHNGSMPGTFSFLARVQNGVSYCAIFNRREEEGTPDYDAIDPILGRAIGTVTTWPTTDLAPRYF, encoded by the coding sequence ATGATGCTGAGCAGGCGACGGCTTCTCCAGGCGGGTGCGGCCGCCGTGCCGGCACTGGCGCTCGGTGCCCGGCCCGCGCAGGCCGGATCCACCGCGCTGCTGACGACGGGTGTGGTGCCCAGCGCGATGGCCGGGTTCGACCAGGCGATGAAGACGTTCATCACCGAACGCGACATCTCCAGCGCCCAGCTCGCGGTCGCCAAGAACGGCAAGATCCTGCTGGCCCGCGGCTACGGGGTCTACTCCCGCTCCGGCCTCGTCACACGGGTGCAACCGACGTCGCTGTTCCGGATCGCGAGCCTCAGCAAGAACGTCACCGGAGCCGCGATCGCCCGGCTCGCCCAGGACGGCAAGCTGAGCCTCGGCGCCAAGGTGACCACCTTGCTGGGGCTGTCGGCGGCGGCGGACCCGCGGCTGGCGAACGTCACCGTGTGGCGGCTGCTCCAGCACACCGCGGGCTGGGACCGGAACGTCTCGAAGGACCCGCTCTGGAACGACCACACGATCGCGGCGTCGCTCGGCGTGCCGCTGCCGATCGACCACGCCGACATCATGAAGTACGTCACCGCCAGGAAGCTCGACTTCGACCCCGGCTCGAAGTACGTCTACAGCAACTACGGCTACATGCTGCTCGGCCGGATCATCGAGAAGGTCTCGGGCATGAGCTACGAGTCGTACGTCAGGCAGAAGCTCCTCGCCCCCGTCGGCATCACCCGGATGCGGCTCGGCCGCAGCCTGCGCACCGAGGCGTTCTCCACCGAGGTGTCGTACACCTCGAAGTACACCAACAAGAGCGTCGTGGACGACTCGGGCACGGTCGTGCCGTACCCCTACGGCGGGTTCAACATGCCCAACCAGGACGCGAACGGCGGCTGGCTCGCCTCGGCCGTCGACATGGTCAAGTGGGGGTTCGTCTTCGACAAGGCCGGTACGGTGCTCAACGCCACGTCCATCGGCCGGGTGTTCGCCAAGCCGGAGACGGGCGTGAACGCCAACGGCTCCTGGTACGGCCTCGGCTGGAACGTGCGCAACAACAACGCCGGCGGGCTGAACACCTGGCACAACGGCTCGATGCCGGGCACGTTCAGCTTCCTCGCGCGGGTGCAGAACGGCGTGAGCTACTGCGCGATCTTCAACCGGCGGGAGGAGGAGGGGACGCCCGACTACGACGCGATCGACCCCATCCTCGGCCGGGCGATCGGCACCGTGACGACGTGGCCGACGACCGACCTCGCCCCGAGGTACTTCTGA
- a CDS encoding endonuclease/exonuclease/phosphatase family protein: protein MNVSAESPVGGTIVTPVRSRTKRAGAALTWIAVTPFAAWAVARVAGLERGSIPTQLMAATPYAAAGSLIPLLIAAVGRRRAAAAVALLTTAALGFSVLPRAFGTADAADGRPLRVLTINLLFGKADAHQVMALVRRLDPDVLSAQELTFGTVDELDALGLKSLMPHRVLEPESNASGSGLYSKHPLQPLTEVVARVGHNMPAARVSLPGGTPVEIVDVHPYPPMGPGVAKWQQALDALPPASRDTVRILAGDFNATLDHSPLRRALSRGYKDAADQVGAGLIPTWPANRRVPPIITIDHILVDQRVGVRNVTVHTVPGTDHRAVFAELTCPDVP from the coding sequence GTGAACGTCTCGGCCGAGAGCCCCGTCGGCGGCACGATCGTGACCCCCGTCCGAAGCCGCACCAAGCGCGCCGGTGCGGCGCTGACCTGGATCGCCGTCACCCCGTTCGCGGCCTGGGCCGTGGCCAGGGTGGCAGGGCTCGAACGGGGCTCGATCCCCACCCAGCTCATGGCCGCCACACCGTACGCGGCGGCGGGCTCCCTGATCCCCCTGCTGATCGCCGCGGTCGGCCGCAGGCGGGCCGCGGCGGCGGTGGCGCTGCTCACCACCGCGGCGCTCGGCTTCAGCGTGCTGCCCCGGGCGTTCGGCACGGCCGACGCCGCCGACGGCAGGCCGCTCCGGGTGCTCACGATCAACCTGCTGTTCGGCAAGGCCGACGCGCACCAGGTCATGGCACTGGTGCGCCGCCTCGACCCCGACGTGCTGAGCGCCCAGGAGCTGACCTTCGGCACGGTCGACGAGCTCGACGCCCTGGGGCTGAAGTCCCTGATGCCGCACCGGGTCCTGGAGCCCGAGTCGAACGCCTCCGGCAGCGGCCTGTACTCCAAGCACCCGCTCCAGCCGCTGACCGAGGTCGTCGCGCGGGTGGGCCACAACATGCCGGCCGCCCGGGTGTCGCTGCCCGGCGGCACGCCGGTCGAGATCGTGGACGTGCACCCGTACCCGCCGATGGGGCCGGGCGTCGCCAAATGGCAGCAGGCACTGGACGCCCTGCCGCCGGCGTCGAGGGACACGGTGCGCATCCTGGCCGGCGACTTCAACGCCACGCTCGACCACTCGCCGCTGCGCCGGGCGCTGTCACGCGGCTACAAGGACGCGGCCGACCAGGTGGGCGCGGGGCTCATTCCGACCTGGCCCGCCAACCGGCGGGTGCCGCCGATCATCACGATCGACCACATCCTGGTGGACCAGCGGGTGGGCGTGCGTAACGTGACCGTGCACACCGTGCCCGGCACCGACCACCGAGCGGTGTTCGCCGAGCTGACGTGCCCTGACGTGCCCTGA
- a CDS encoding zinc-dependent metalloprotease: MFGNPEQMAQAMRQFADMLSAPQGSGPVNWDMAKNIARHAVVAEGDPSVMEGERRQIVEALRLADLWLNEATALPSGITTPQAWSRSEWIENTVPVWRKLCEPIAERMVDTMGGALGGAGLPPEAQQMAGPLMGMLKQMGGMMVGQQIGQALSSLAREVIGTTDIGLPLSDTAALLPGGIASFSQGLELPADEIRLYLALREAAHHRLFQHVPWLRSHLLGAVEEYARGITVDTSALEEQIRGLDINNPQAIQEALSGGALLKPEETERQKAALARLETMLALVEGWVATVVDQAAEGKLPSAGALAETVRRRRATGGPAELTFGTLVGLELRPRRLREAAKLWQSVKDARGVDGRDALWAHPDLMPTAGDLDDPDAFVRGDTTWDISQLDAKPDTDDAPSQDDEGDKS, translated from the coding sequence ATGTTCGGCAACCCCGAGCAGATGGCTCAGGCGATGCGCCAGTTCGCCGACATGCTGTCGGCGCCGCAGGGTTCGGGCCCTGTCAACTGGGACATGGCCAAGAACATCGCCCGGCACGCCGTCGTCGCCGAGGGTGACCCCAGCGTCATGGAGGGTGAGCGCCGCCAGATCGTCGAGGCGCTGCGCCTCGCCGACCTGTGGCTCAACGAGGCCACCGCGCTGCCCAGCGGCATCACGACGCCGCAGGCCTGGAGCCGGTCCGAATGGATCGAGAACACGGTCCCCGTGTGGCGCAAGCTGTGCGAGCCGATCGCCGAGCGCATGGTCGACACCATGGGCGGCGCGCTCGGCGGAGCGGGCCTGCCTCCCGAGGCGCAGCAGATGGCCGGGCCGCTCATGGGCATGCTCAAGCAGATGGGCGGCATGATGGTCGGCCAGCAGATCGGCCAGGCGCTCAGCTCGCTCGCCCGCGAGGTGATCGGCACCACCGACATCGGCCTGCCGCTGTCCGACACGGCCGCGCTGCTGCCCGGCGGCATCGCCTCGTTCAGCCAGGGGCTGGAGCTGCCCGCCGACGAGATCCGCCTCTACCTGGCGCTGCGCGAGGCCGCCCACCACCGGCTGTTCCAGCACGTGCCGTGGCTGCGCTCCCACCTGCTCGGCGCCGTCGAGGAGTACGCCCGCGGCATCACGGTCGACACCTCCGCCCTGGAGGAGCAGATCCGCGGGCTCGACATCAACAATCCCCAGGCCATCCAGGAGGCGCTCAGCGGCGGAGCCCTGCTCAAGCCCGAGGAGACCGAGCGGCAGAAGGCCGCTCTGGCCCGCCTGGAGACGATGCTCGCCCTGGTCGAGGGCTGGGTGGCCACCGTGGTCGATCAGGCGGCCGAGGGCAAGCTGCCCTCCGCGGGCGCCCTGGCCGAGACCGTACGCCGCCGCCGGGCGACGGGCGGTCCCGCCGAGCTGACCTTCGGCACGCTGGTCGGCCTGGAGCTGCGGCCCCGCAGGCTGCGCGAGGCGGCGAAGCTCTGGCAGAGCGTCAAGGACGCGCGCGGCGTCGACGGGCGCGACGCGCTGTGGGCGCATCCCGACCTCATGCCGACGGCCGGCGACCTCGACGACCCCGACGCTTTCGTCCGCGGTGACACGACGTGGGACATCTCACAGCTCGACGCCAAGCCGGACACGGACGACGCCCCCTCGCAGGACGACGAAGGCGACAAGAGTTGA
- a CDS encoding TetR/AcrR family transcriptional regulator — protein MLSLAMRPKNKADGQERSFIETARRAQIVQCAIDVIAEAGYAQASLARIAKRAGISKGIISYHFDSKDELVQQIVQDAFALGDAFVRPRIEAQTTAAGMLRAYIEASVEFYRTHRQHMLALLDIWTNFRTEDGRQRLGMRDNEAEMSDVEQILRLGQATGEFGEFSTRVLAVAVKQAVDGVLILMASYDDVDFDTYARELAALFDRATCRESRP, from the coding sequence GTGCTATCTTTGGCCATGCGGCCAAAAAATAAGGCGGACGGCCAGGAACGCTCGTTCATCGAGACGGCGCGCCGGGCCCAGATCGTCCAGTGCGCGATCGACGTGATCGCCGAAGCGGGCTACGCCCAGGCGTCCCTGGCCCGGATCGCCAAGCGCGCCGGGATCAGCAAGGGCATCATCTCCTACCACTTCGACAGCAAGGACGAGCTCGTCCAGCAGATCGTCCAGGATGCCTTCGCCCTGGGAGACGCCTTCGTTCGCCCTCGGATCGAGGCGCAGACCACGGCCGCGGGAATGTTGCGCGCCTACATCGAGGCGAGCGTGGAGTTCTACCGCACCCACCGGCAGCACATGCTCGCCCTGCTGGACATCTGGACGAACTTCCGCACCGAGGACGGCCGTCAGCGGCTGGGCATGCGGGACAACGAGGCCGAGATGAGCGATGTCGAGCAGATCCTGCGGCTCGGCCAGGCCACCGGAGAGTTCGGCGAGTTCTCCACCCGGGTGCTGGCCGTGGCCGTCAAGCAGGCGGTCGACGGCGTGCTCATCCTGATGGCGTCCTATGACGACGTCGACTTCGACACCTATGCGCGCGAGTTGGCCGCCCTGTTCGACCGTGCCACGTGCAGGGAGAGCCGCCCGTGA
- a CDS encoding YlbL family protein: protein MSRRALTLLVASFLVLSLGIVGALMKVPYVVLSPGPTENTLGLVEKKPVITITGRQTYPTNGALSLVTVAYQGGPSSRIDLLTALRGWVDPDVAVVPEETIFPDTRSQKEVEEENTVEMTNSQDFATAAALTELKIPYRTAVSVVSTDAGRPAHGKLLKGDEVTAVDGRPADDVESIAAAVKAVRPGTSLTFTVTRGKEQLKVAVPTVAGADGKSVVGMAMQASYKFPFEVDINVGDVGGPSAGLIFSLGILDKLTPGELTGGKKIAGTGTIDPSGAVGPIGGIAQKMVGARQAGATVFLTPADNCAEAVKSAPKGLRLVKAETLHDTVVALDALRTGKGGVPSCSG, encoded by the coding sequence ATGTCACGACGCGCCCTGACCCTGCTGGTTGCGAGTTTTCTCGTGCTCTCGCTCGGCATCGTCGGCGCGCTCATGAAGGTGCCCTACGTCGTGCTCAGTCCCGGCCCGACGGAGAACACGCTGGGCCTGGTCGAGAAGAAACCCGTGATCACCATCACCGGCCGGCAGACCTATCCGACGAACGGCGCGCTGAGCCTGGTGACGGTCGCCTACCAGGGCGGGCCGAGCAGCCGGATCGACCTGCTGACCGCGCTGCGCGGCTGGGTCGACCCCGACGTGGCGGTGGTGCCCGAGGAGACGATCTTCCCCGACACCCGGTCGCAGAAGGAGGTCGAGGAGGAGAACACGGTCGAGATGACCAACTCCCAGGACTTCGCGACCGCCGCCGCGCTGACCGAGCTCAAGATCCCCTATCGGACGGCGGTGTCGGTGGTGTCCACCGACGCGGGCAGGCCCGCCCACGGCAAGCTGCTGAAGGGCGACGAGGTCACCGCGGTCGACGGCAGGCCGGCCGACGACGTCGAGAGCATCGCGGCGGCCGTCAAGGCGGTCAGGCCGGGCACGAGCCTCACCTTCACCGTGACGCGGGGCAAGGAACAGTTGAAGGTGGCCGTCCCGACGGTGGCGGGGGCGGACGGCAAGTCGGTCGTGGGCATGGCCATGCAGGCGTCCTACAAGTTCCCCTTCGAGGTCGACATCAACGTCGGCGACGTGGGCGGGCCGAGCGCGGGGTTGATCTTCTCGCTCGGCATCCTCGACAAGCTCACCCCCGGCGAGCTGACCGGCGGCAAGAAGATCGCCGGCACCGGCACCATCGACCCGTCCGGCGCGGTCGGCCCGATCGGCGGCATCGCCCAGAAGATGGTCGGCGCGCGCCAGGCCGGGGCCACCGTGTTCCTGACGCCGGCCGACAACTGCGCCGAGGCGGTCAAATCGGCGCCGAAGGGGTTGCGGCTGGTCAAGGCCGAGACCCTGCACGACACGGTGGTCGCGCTCGACGCGCTGCGCACCGGCAAGGGCGGCGTGCCGTCCTGTTCGGGCTGA
- a CDS encoding NUDIX hydrolase yields MSLHRDAVAVLSGWTAPTAEEELLRAGFLDHLRAHDDAMLRECVPGHLTATTAVLSHDGERVLLTLHPKAGMWLPMGGHCEPSDATLAAVALREATEESGIPGLELLPGPLALDRHQVWCHPPHSWHLDVEYAAVAPAAAEAVISDESLDLRWFPVDEIPELSDEATRRLAARGRRALMSGSRAAG; encoded by the coding sequence TTGAGCCTGCACCGCGACGCGGTGGCCGTACTGTCCGGCTGGACTGCGCCCACCGCGGAGGAGGAGCTGCTGCGCGCCGGGTTCCTCGACCACCTGCGCGCCCACGACGACGCGATGCTGCGCGAGTGCGTGCCCGGCCACCTGACGGCGACCACGGCCGTGCTGTCGCACGACGGCGAGCGGGTGCTGCTCACGCTGCACCCCAAGGCGGGCATGTGGCTGCCGATGGGCGGGCACTGCGAGCCCTCCGACGCCACGCTCGCCGCCGTCGCGCTGCGCGAGGCCACCGAGGAGTCCGGGATACCCGGCCTGGAGTTGCTGCCCGGGCCGCTGGCGCTCGACCGCCACCAGGTCTGGTGCCATCCGCCGCACAGCTGGCACCTCGACGTCGAGTACGCCGCCGTGGCGCCCGCCGCCGCCGAGGCGGTGATCAGCGACGAGTCGCTCGACCTGCGCTGGTTCCCCGTGGACGAGATCCCCGAGCTGTCCGACGAGGCCACCCGGCGCCTGGCGGCGCGGGGCCGGAGAGCACTTATGTCTGGGTCACGCGCCGCTGGCTAG
- a CDS encoding UPF0182 family membrane protein: MAIVALFFLFSGIYTDYLWFDSVDYTSVFSTMLMTQIVLFLVGAALMAGIAGGNMLLAFRMRPMFGPAMFGGGSGADRYRMALDPHRKLIFIVGMGMLALFAGSSFAGQWKTWLQFVNGQPFGKTDAEFGMDISFFMFDYPFIRMVLNFLFTAVIISIVLAAITHYLYGGFRLQSPGVHASRAARAHLSVLLGVFVLLKAVAYYVDRFGLVFSDRGFVNGASYTDVNAVLPAKSILAIIALICAVLFFAGVVRPGGMLPGVSFGLLVLSAVLIGGVYPALVEQFQVKPNQQLKEAAYIDRNIKATREAYGVDGAEIVEYKAEADPTKVKTDGDASVTGVRLLDPALVSSTFEQTQRIRGFYGFSEQLDVDRYDDGGGKLVDHVVGVRELTGPPQGQDNWINRALVYTHGYGFVAAPGNKVDSGGLPDYDAKDMPVTGSLATSTKLTESRVYFGESPAGNEYVIAGGNPKNPQELDYPETGGTGQKNTTYTGKGGVPVGSFVNRLVYAAKYGEKNILLSGDINDNSKILYERNPRARIEKVAPFLTLDGNPYPAIINGRITWIVDGYTTSNEYPYAQSESLGDMTRDLATDRRVVAQQPRDKINYIRNSVKATVDAYDGTVTLYAWDDTDPVLKTWSRALPGTIRPASEMGPELQAHVRYPEDLFKVQRHTLSRYHITNAAAFYSGQDFWNVPSDPSQGNQQVKQPPYYLTATMPVGNAKSSFSLTTTFVPREGPNLAAFMSAGSTVGDDYGKLRILRMPSNTAIPGPGQAQNNFQNKFSGELGPLGLGQANVRYGNLLTLPYAGGLIYIEPVYVQTRAGTGQEPYPILRRVLVAFGNKVGSGDKLEDALAQVFENQQQTTQTQPNQQAQPNQQTTALSQAIGNAQKAYEDAQNALKANPPNWEEYGKAQKRLDDALRALQGLGAQPAPTTTTSPSPSPSPTTTAPSSGSPSPSPTSTSGGGT; the protein is encoded by the coding sequence GTGGCGATCGTGGCGTTGTTCTTCCTTTTCTCCGGCATCTACACCGACTATCTGTGGTTCGACTCGGTCGACTACACCTCGGTCTTCTCCACGATGCTGATGACCCAGATCGTGCTGTTCCTCGTCGGAGCGGCGTTGATGGCCGGCATCGCGGGCGGCAACATGCTGCTGGCCTTCCGCATGCGGCCGATGTTCGGGCCCGCCATGTTCGGCGGGGGCAGCGGCGCCGACCGCTACCGGATGGCGCTGGACCCGCACCGCAAGCTGATCTTCATTGTCGGCATGGGCATGCTCGCGCTGTTCGCGGGCTCGTCGTTCGCCGGGCAGTGGAAGACCTGGCTGCAGTTCGTCAACGGCCAGCCGTTCGGCAAGACGGACGCCGAGTTCGGCATGGACATCTCGTTCTTCATGTTCGACTATCCGTTCATCCGGATGGTGCTGAACTTCCTGTTCACCGCTGTGATCATCTCGATCGTGCTGGCGGCGATCACGCACTACCTGTACGGCGGGTTCCGGTTGCAGTCGCCCGGCGTGCACGCCTCGCGGGCCGCGCGGGCGCACCTGTCGGTGCTGCTCGGGGTGTTCGTGCTGCTGAAGGCCGTCGCCTACTACGTCGACCGCTTCGGACTGGTCTTCTCCGACCGCGGCTTCGTCAACGGGGCGTCCTACACCGACGTCAACGCCGTGCTGCCGGCCAAGAGCATCCTGGCGATCATCGCGCTGATCTGCGCCGTGCTGTTCTTCGCCGGCGTCGTGCGGCCGGGCGGCATGTTGCCCGGCGTGTCGTTCGGCCTGCTGGTGCTGTCGGCCGTGCTGATCGGCGGCGTCTATCCGGCGCTGGTCGAGCAGTTCCAGGTCAAGCCCAACCAGCAGCTCAAGGAAGCGGCCTACATCGACCGCAACATCAAGGCCACGCGCGAGGCGTACGGCGTCGACGGCGCCGAGATCGTCGAGTACAAGGCCGAGGCCGATCCGACCAAGGTCAAGACCGACGGCGACGCCTCCGTGACCGGCGTCCGGCTGCTCGACCCGGCGCTGGTGTCGTCGACGTTCGAGCAGACGCAGCGCATCCGGGGCTTCTACGGCTTCTCCGAGCAGCTCGACGTCGACCGCTACGACGACGGCGGCGGCAAGCTGGTCGACCACGTGGTGGGCGTCCGCGAGCTGACCGGGCCGCCGCAGGGCCAGGACAACTGGATCAACCGGGCGCTGGTCTACACCCACGGCTACGGCTTCGTGGCCGCGCCCGGCAACAAGGTCGACTCGGGCGGCCTGCCCGACTACGACGCCAAGGACATGCCGGTCACCGGCTCGCTGGCCACCTCGACCAAGCTCACGGAGTCGCGCGTCTACTTCGGTGAGAGCCCGGCGGGCAACGAGTACGTCATCGCCGGCGGCAACCCGAAGAACCCGCAGGAGCTCGACTACCCCGAGACGGGCGGCACGGGGCAGAAGAACACCACCTACACCGGCAAGGGCGGCGTGCCGGTCGGCTCGTTCGTCAACCGGCTGGTCTACGCGGCCAAGTACGGCGAGAAGAACATCCTGCTGTCCGGCGACATCAACGACAACTCCAAGATCCTTTACGAGCGCAACCCGCGTGCCCGGATCGAGAAGGTCGCCCCGTTCCTCACCCTCGACGGCAACCCGTACCCGGCGATCATCAACGGGCGCATCACCTGGATCGTCGACGGCTACACCACCTCCAACGAGTACCCGTACGCGCAGAGCGAGAGCCTGGGCGACATGACCCGCGACCTCGCCACCGACCGCCGCGTGGTCGCCCAGCAGCCCCGCGACAAGATCAACTACATCCGCAACTCGGTGAAGGCCACGGTCGACGCCTACGACGGCACGGTGACGCTCTACGCCTGGGACGACACCGACCCGGTGCTCAAGACGTGGAGCCGGGCCCTGCCGGGCACGATCCGGCCGGCCTCGGAGATGGGCCCCGAGCTGCAGGCCCACGTGCGCTACCCCGAGGACCTGTTCAAGGTGCAGCGTCACACGCTGTCGCGCTACCACATCACCAACGCGGCGGCCTTCTACAGCGGCCAGGACTTCTGGAACGTCCCCAGCGACCCGTCGCAGGGCAACCAGCAGGTCAAGCAGCCGCCGTACTACCTGACCGCCACGATGCCGGTGGGCAACGCCAAGTCGTCGTTCTCGCTGACGACGACGTTCGTGCCGAGGGAGGGGCCCAACCTGGCGGCGTTCATGTCGGCCGGCTCGACGGTGGGTGACGACTACGGCAAGCTGCGCATCCTGCGCATGCCGTCCAACACCGCCATCCCGGGCCCCGGCCAGGCGCAGAACAACTTCCAGAACAAGTTCTCCGGCGAGCTCGGCCCGCTGGGCCTCGGCCAGGCCAACGTCCGCTACGGAAACCTGCTGACCCTGCCCTACGCGGGCGGCCTCATCTACATCGAGCCCGTCTACGTCCAGACCAGGGCCGGCACCGGCCAGGAGCCCTATCCGATCCTCAGGCGGGTCCTGGTGGCGTTCGGCAACAAGGTGGGCTCGGGCGACAAGCTCGAGGACGCCCTGGCGCAGGTCTTCGAGAACCAGCAGCAGACCACCCAGACCCAGCCCAACCAGCAGGCGCAGCCCAACCAGCAGACCACCGCGCTGAGCCAGGCCATCGGCAACGCCCAGAAGGCCTACGAGGACGCCCAGAACGCCCTCAAGGCCAACCCGCCCAACTGGGAGGAGTACGGCAAGGCCCAGAAGCGCCTGGACGACGCCCTGAGGGCACTGCAGGGTCTCGGCGCACAGCCGGCGCCCACGACCACCACCAGCCCGTCACCGTCACCCTCGCCCACGACGACGGCCCCGTCCAGCGGGTCGCCGTCACCGTCGCCCACATCGACATCCGGCGGGGGTACGTAG